A stretch of DNA from Acidovorax carolinensis:
GCAGAAGGCGGCCAAATCGGATGCGAAGTCCGCTGGCAAGGCACCCGCGAAAAAGGCAGCGGCCCCCACGGTAGCCGCCCGCTCGGGCAAGGCCACGGTCAAGGCCGTCGCCAAAACAGCTGCCAAGCCCGTAGCTGCTCCTGCAAAACCTGCAGGCAAGGCGACCGCAAAAGCACCAGTCAAAGCGGCTGCAAAGGCCCCGGCCAAAGCTCCTGCAAAGAGCAGCAGCACTGCCAAGGCCGCACCCGCCAAGGCTCCTGCAAAGTCATCAACGACTGCAGCCAGAAAGCCCGCAGCTACGAAGGCGCCTGTCAAGACCGTGGTGGTCAAGCCATCCGCCCCTCGCAGCAAGACCGCTGCCGCCGCCAAGACCGGCGCCAAGCCCACGGCGACACGCGGCGGCGCAGCCGCCAAGCCCGCAGCCAAGAGGGCCCCGGGCCGCAAGTGATTGGTGCCTCGGCCCTTCGACAAATCCTGCCCGCGCACTGCGCCTGAGTTGCGATGAAGCTGCTGATCGTGGCCGTGGGCCAGCGCGTGCCCGACTGGGCGCAGACGGCGTATGACGATTACGCCAAGCGGTTTCCGCCCGAGCTCAAGGTCGAGCTCAAGGCCGTCAAGACCGAACCGCGCGGCTCCAAGACCCTGGAGACGCTCTACGCCGCCGAGCGCGAGCGCATCGAAGCGGCGATATCGTCAGGTGCATCGCGTGGCACGCGCGTGGTGGCACTGGACGAACGTGGCACCAACCTGACCACCAAGGCCCTGGCCGAGCGCCTGAAAGGCTGGCAACTGGGCGGCGACGATGTGGCACTGGTCATCGGTGGCCCGGACGGGCTGGACCCGGCCTTTCGCCAGGGTGCACATGAACGCATCCGCCTGTCGGACCTGACCTTGCCCCACGCCATGGTGCGCGTGCTGCTCATCGAGCAGCTGTACCGCGCCTGGTCGGTAAACGCCGGGCACCCGTACCACCGCGAATGAGATCGGGATCAGGTACGCATGGATTACTCTGTTTTTTATAGCTGCTAACGCTTGATGGATAAGCGTTAGAGCCGATTTTAATCAAAATCAGTTCATGCCGGACCTCATCTACCTTGCATCCCAAAGCCCACGCCGGCGCCAACTGCTCGAGCAGCTTGGCGTGCGCCACGAACTGCTGTTGCCCAACGTAGACGGTGACGAGGCCGAAGACGCCGAGGCCATCGAGGTGGTGCTGCCCGGCGAAGCGCCCACAGCCTATGTGGAGCGCGTGACCGGCCTCAAGCTCGACGCCGCCGTGGCCCGGCGCGCGCGCCGGGGCTTGCCCGATGCGGCCATCCTCTGTTCCGACACCACGGTGGCGATGGGTCGCACGATCTACGGCAAACCCGACGACGCGCCACATGCCGCGCGCATGCTGGCCGAGCTGGCCGGCCATGAGCACCGCGTGCTCACCGCCGTGGCGCTGCAGGTGGGCCCGAAGCGCTTGAGCGCATTGTCGGTGTCGCGCGTCACCTTTGCCGCCATGACGCCTGCTCAGATCGACGCCTATGTCGCCACGGGCGAGCCGCTGGGCAAGGCCGGGGCGTATGGCATTCAGGGACGGGCGGCGGCGTATGTCGAGCACATGGCAGGCAG
This window harbors:
- the rsfS gene encoding ribosome silencing factor, with the protein product MTTSTKSETAAKKDVTKLQRAIVDGLEDVKAQDIQVFNTEHLSPLFERVIVASGTSNRQTKALAASVRDAVREAGFVKPRIEGEENGEWIIVDCGAAVAHIMQPAIRQYYRLEELWGDTPVRLKLGAAKPVSSAATELAEKKSAQKAAKSDAKSAGKAPAKKAAAPTVAARSGKATVKAVAKTAAKPVAAPAKPAGKATAKAPVKAAAKAPAKAPAKSSSTAKAAPAKAPAKSSTTAARKPAATKAPVKTVVVKPSAPRSKTAAAAKTGAKPTATRGGAAAKPAAKRAPGRK
- a CDS encoding Maf family protein — translated: MPDLIYLASQSPRRRQLLEQLGVRHELLLPNVDGDEAEDAEAIEVVLPGEAPTAYVERVTGLKLDAAVARRARRGLPDAAILCSDTTVAMGRTIYGKPDDAPHAARMLAELAGHEHRVLTAVALQVGPKRLSALSVSRVTFAAMTPAQIDAYVATGEPLGKAGAYGIQGRAAAYVEHMAGSYSGIMGLPMYETAQLLRAAGFYI
- the rlmH gene encoding 23S rRNA (pseudouridine(1915)-N(3))-methyltransferase RlmH; protein product: MKLLIVAVGQRVPDWAQTAYDDYAKRFPPELKVELKAVKTEPRGSKTLETLYAAERERIEAAISSGASRGTRVVALDERGTNLTTKALAERLKGWQLGGDDVALVIGGPDGLDPAFRQGAHERIRLSDLTLPHAMVRVLLIEQLYRAWSVNAGHPYHRE